In Nostoc sp. UHCC 0926, a single genomic region encodes these proteins:
- the mgtE gene encoding magnesium transporter, translating to MTETNNLSSTIQNVSRRELRDLVRTQLQMLLEAGDLQGAKAILVPVQPADIAEAIEGLPKAMHALAFRLLSKDEAIEVYEYLDYSVQERLIEELKSQEVRDIVDQMSPDDRARLFDELPAKVVNRLLEQLSPAERQATAQLLGYEADTAGRIMTLELISLKENFTGSQALERIRNFANASEMIYYLYVTDAERRLTGIVSLRELVMSEPEQIIGEIMTRDVVFVHTDTDQEEVARLIQRYDFLAVPVVDREQRLVGIVTVDDVIDILQQETTEDIYALGGVQSGGDNYFQMNLLEIARKRVMWLLVLLVTNTITGTIIKSQEDLLAKVVTLTAFMPLLTGTGGNVGAQSSTVVIRGMNTDEIRSLGVLQVIGREAMAGVLLGAMLGTIATVWAYYLQGRLEVAIAVGASLVAISILASISGSALPFLFRYLRLDPALMSAPFITTAVDVVGVLIYFNLARVILKL from the coding sequence TTGACTGAGACAAACAATTTAAGCTCTACCATCCAGAATGTCTCACGCAGGGAATTGCGAGATTTAGTGCGGACTCAGCTGCAAATGCTCCTAGAAGCGGGAGACTTGCAGGGAGCAAAAGCTATTCTCGTACCTGTGCAGCCTGCGGATATTGCCGAGGCGATTGAGGGTTTACCAAAAGCAATGCACGCTTTGGCTTTTCGCTTGCTTTCTAAGGATGAGGCGATCGAAGTTTATGAATATCTCGACTACAGTGTTCAAGAACGGTTAATCGAGGAACTTAAAAGCCAGGAAGTCCGCGATATTGTCGATCAAATGTCGCCAGATGACCGAGCTAGGTTATTTGATGAATTACCAGCAAAAGTCGTCAATCGCCTGCTAGAACAACTGAGTCCAGCAGAACGTCAAGCTACAGCCCAACTATTGGGTTATGAAGCTGATACTGCTGGGCGAATCATGACGCTAGAGTTAATCTCGCTGAAAGAAAACTTTACAGGATCTCAAGCCCTAGAGCGAATTCGCAACTTTGCTAATGCCAGCGAGATGATTTATTATCTTTATGTCACTGATGCAGAAAGGCGCTTAACGGGGATTGTCTCGTTACGGGAGTTGGTCATGTCTGAGCCTGAGCAAATTATTGGCGAAATTATGACCCGTGATGTGGTGTTTGTCCACACTGATACAGACCAGGAAGAAGTTGCAAGATTAATCCAAAGATATGACTTTCTGGCTGTGCCTGTGGTAGATCGGGAACAGCGTCTAGTAGGTATTGTTACCGTGGATGATGTCATTGATATTCTGCAACAGGAAACCACCGAGGATATCTATGCCTTGGGTGGTGTGCAGTCGGGGGGCGACAATTATTTTCAGATGAATTTACTGGAAATTGCTCGGAAGCGGGTTATGTGGTTATTGGTCTTACTTGTAACCAATACCATCACAGGAACAATTATTAAGTCGCAAGAAGATTTGTTAGCAAAAGTGGTGACACTGACAGCGTTTATGCCGTTGCTGACTGGTACTGGTGGTAATGTGGGTGCCCAGTCTTCCACAGTCGTGATTCGCGGGATGAATACCGATGAAATCCGATCGCTTGGCGTATTGCAGGTAATCGGCCGGGAGGCGATGGCTGGGGTATTGTTGGGAGCAATGTTAGGTACGATCGCTACTGTCTGGGCTTATTATCTCCAAGGACGATTAGAAGTAGCGATCGCTGTAGGCGCTAGTCTGGTAGCGATTTCTATTTTAGCTTCTATTTCTGGTTCGGCATTGCCGTTTCTATTTCGCTACCTTCGTTTAGATCCGGCATTAATGTCAGCACCATTTATCACCACAGCAGTTGATGTTGTTGGCGTTTTGATTTACTTCAATTTGGCGCGGGTAATTTTAAAATTATGA
- a CDS encoding peptide ligase PGM1-related protein, whose protein sequence is MAIENISELEQVEKFRNLQLTLRDRWKTSELFDNSEADILIIPSLSIDQGELQKIEGCEHYEERLLFSLIRLQNPRTRLIYVTSVPLHPSIIDYYLQLLPGIPFSHARNRLLLLSTYDSSLKPLSQKILERPRLLERIHQALRLDKSFMICYNSSQWEGELSVKLGVPLYAAAPDLQIWGTKSGSRQIFAESGVPYPDGCEKVWNHTDLAEATSDLWERQPTLKRVVVKLNEGISGEGNALLDFRPIENVAPGKGTRAQRVAAISDRFLTMRFQAKQETWDSFSGKMPELGAIVEAFVEGEIKRSPSVQGRITPNGEVEILSTHDQILGGPDGQIYLGCRFPADESYRLQLQQLGLQVGRKLAEKGTLERFGLDFIAVDKGNGEWDIQAIEINLRKGGTTHPFMTLKLLTNGRYDLSTGLFYTQQGRPKYYIATDNLQKERYQGLLPNNLMDIIAEHRLHFNSSSETGTVFHLIGCLSQFGKLGLTSIGDSPQQAQDIYNKVIKVLDEETRSNNQNFSAFSDYSFPVAWDEYS, encoded by the coding sequence ATGGCAATAGAAAATATTTCTGAGTTAGAACAAGTTGAAAAGTTTCGCAACTTACAATTAACCCTACGCGATCGCTGGAAAACGAGCGAACTATTTGATAATAGTGAAGCAGATATTTTAATTATTCCCTCTCTGAGTATCGACCAGGGCGAACTCCAAAAGATCGAAGGCTGCGAGCATTATGAAGAAAGACTACTATTTTCCTTGATCCGGTTGCAGAATCCCCGGACTCGGCTGATCTATGTGACATCAGTACCACTGCATCCTAGTATCATTGATTATTACTTGCAACTTTTGCCAGGAATTCCCTTTTCTCATGCTCGCAATCGCTTGCTGCTACTTTCTACTTACGATTCCTCCCTTAAGCCTCTGAGCCAAAAGATTTTAGAACGCCCCCGCCTGCTAGAGCGGATTCATCAAGCTTTGAGGCTAGACAAATCGTTTATGATCTGCTACAACTCTTCGCAGTGGGAAGGCGAATTGTCTGTAAAATTAGGTGTACCACTGTATGCAGCCGCACCAGATTTACAGATTTGGGGGACAAAAAGTGGCAGTCGGCAAATCTTTGCCGAAAGTGGAGTACCTTATCCAGATGGCTGCGAAAAAGTTTGGAACCACACAGATTTGGCAGAAGCTACTAGTGATTTGTGGGAACGCCAACCGACATTAAAACGGGTAGTAGTGAAACTCAACGAAGGCATTTCTGGAGAAGGGAATGCGCTGCTAGACTTTAGACCAATTGAGAATGTAGCACCAGGCAAAGGGACTCGGGCCCAAAGGGTAGCAGCAATTAGCGATCGCTTCTTAACAATGCGCTTTCAAGCAAAACAAGAGACTTGGGATAGTTTTTCGGGAAAAATGCCTGAGTTGGGGGCAATTGTCGAAGCATTTGTGGAAGGGGAAATTAAGCGATCGCCCAGCGTCCAAGGAAGGATCACACCCAATGGCGAAGTGGAAATCCTTTCAACCCACGACCAAATTCTCGGAGGTCCAGACGGTCAGATTTATCTTGGTTGTCGCTTCCCAGCTGATGAAAGCTATCGGTTGCAATTACAGCAATTGGGATTACAAGTTGGCAGAAAACTAGCAGAGAAAGGTACTTTAGAGCGATTTGGATTAGATTTTATCGCCGTTGACAAGGGTAACGGAGAGTGGGATATTCAGGCGATCGAAATTAACCTGCGTAAAGGCGGCACTACTCATCCATTCATGACCCTGAAATTATTAACAAACGGTCGCTATGACCTTTCCACGGGTTTATTTTATACTCAGCAAGGTCGTCCTAAATATTACATCGCCACTGATAATCTGCAAAAAGAGCGCTATCAGGGATTATTACCGAATAATTTGATGGATATCATCGCTGAACACAGATTGCACTTTAACAGCAGTAGTGAAACAGGCACAGTGTTTCATCTTATAGGTTGTCTTTCGCAGTTTGGCAAGTTGGGATTAACCAGCATTGGTGATTCCCCGCAGCAGGCACAAGACATTTATAACAAAGTTATCAAAGTTCTGGATGAAGAAACCCGTAGCAACAATCAGAATTTCTCGGCGTTTTCAGATTATTCCTTTCCTGTGGCTTGGGATGAATATAGTTAA
- a CDS encoding serine/threonine protein kinase, which translates to MKSPPSSNSWIGRFVGDNQRYHLDRRLGGGGMGEVFLATDTRVGQQVALKLLKDTLVASQEMRKRFEREVAVCAALQSDHIVKISDCGVTPEGFPFYVMEYLQGQTLGQLLLREKRLSLQRTVKIMAQVCKGLQLAHQGVTLRRDGGKTTEHIQVVHRDLKPDNIFLVPTDLGEWVKVLDFGVAKIRSESLENSNITNITSTFIGTFRYAPPEQIQSDKNLDARGDIYSLGIILYEMLSAADPFGISIKGSHISEASWVLAHAYEPPKPLRSQPGCENLPVQIEAVVMKCLHKNPANRFATVEELNQALQAAAKFVTGTTVPEQITGQSQPPYNQGSNHETVARQSNDDTIIRPPSAHNQGSNHETVARQSNDDTIIRPPSASNQDSNHETVPRQSNDDTIIRPPSAHNQDSNNETVPRQFNPIEQNQPESSVPPLQAGYNQGSNNETIPRQFNPVEQNQQSPVNNPNASKPDVTLYQPRPASNQGGQQVPPDKTLFQQRPASNQDGQQVPPDKTLFQPRPASNPGRPQVPPDKTLFQPRPASNQGRPQVPPDVTLFQPRPASNQGRPQVRTDDTIYQPKLNEQLARRITPNFLRILGVVLAIGLTLGLVTYIYTQFQSRKQPSNQQGLPNNERIQN; encoded by the coding sequence CGTTGAAGTTGCTCAAAGATACGCTGGTGGCATCGCAAGAAATGAGAAAGCGTTTTGAGCGTGAGGTGGCAGTTTGTGCTGCTTTGCAAAGTGACCACATTGTTAAGATTAGTGACTGTGGAGTCACCCCGGAAGGTTTTCCATTTTACGTAATGGAATATTTGCAGGGGCAAACGCTCGGACAACTACTGCTGCGCGAAAAGCGGCTATCTCTTCAGCGGACGGTGAAGATTATGGCGCAGGTTTGCAAGGGTCTACAGCTTGCCCATCAAGGAGTTACTCTCCGACGGGATGGCGGAAAAACCACTGAACATATTCAGGTAGTTCATCGTGACCTGAAACCAGACAATATATTTTTAGTGCCTACAGATTTGGGAGAGTGGGTAAAGGTTTTGGATTTTGGTGTTGCCAAAATTCGGAGTGAATCTTTAGAAAATTCCAACATTACAAATATAACTAGTACATTTATCGGGACATTTCGTTACGCACCTCCTGAACAAATCCAAAGCGATAAAAACCTGGACGCTAGAGGTGATATTTACAGCTTAGGGATTATCCTTTATGAAATGCTGAGTGCAGCCGACCCATTTGGAATCAGCATTAAAGGTAGTCATATCAGTGAAGCTTCTTGGGTATTAGCTCATGCTTATGAGCCACCGAAACCACTGCGATCGCAACCAGGGTGTGAGAATTTACCCGTACAAATAGAAGCGGTGGTGATGAAATGCCTCCACAAGAACCCAGCTAACCGATTTGCAACAGTAGAAGAACTGAATCAGGCTTTGCAAGCTGCTGCCAAATTTGTCACAGGGACTACTGTACCGGAACAGATTACTGGGCAATCGCAACCTCCCTACAATCAAGGTTCAAATCACGAAACTGTTGCGAGACAATCGAATGACGACACCATTATTCGTCCTCCATCTGCACACAATCAAGGTTCAAATCACGAAACTGTTGCGAGACAATCGAACGACGACACCATTATTCGCCCCCCATCTGCATCCAATCAAGATTCAAATCACGAAACTGTTCCGAGACAATCGAACGACGACACCATTATTCGTCCTCCATCTGCACACAATCAAGATTCAAATAACGAAACCGTTCCGAGACAGTTTAACCCGATTGAGCAAAACCAACCTGAGTCAAGCGTTCCTCCCCTTCAGGCTGGGTACAATCAAGGTTCAAATAACGAAACCATTCCGAGACAGTTTAACCCAGTTGAGCAAAATCAACAGAGTCCTGTGAATAATCCGAACGCTAGCAAACCGGATGTAACGTTGTATCAACCGCGACCTGCGTCTAATCAAGGTGGGCAACAAGTGCCACCAGATAAGACGTTGTTTCAACAACGACCTGCATCTAATCAAGACGGGCAACAAGTGCCACCAGATAAGACGTTGTTTCAACCGCGACCTGCATCTAATCCAGGCAGACCACAAGTGCCACCAGATAAGACGTTGTTTCAACCGCGACCTGCATCTAATCAAGGCAGACCACAAGTGCCGCCAGATGTGACGTTGTTTCAACCGCGACCTGCATCTAATCAAGGCAGACCACAAGTGCGAACGGATGACACTATTTACCAACCAAAGCTAAATGAGCAGCTAGCTAGGAGAATTACTCCCAATTTCTTGCGAATCCTGGGAGTGGTCTTAGCCATTGGGCTGACTTTAGGATTAGTAACCTATATATATACTCAATTTCAATCTCGTAAACAGCCAAGCAACCAGCAAGGTTTACCTAATAACGAACGGATTCAGAACTAA